Proteins from one Nicotiana tabacum cultivar K326 chromosome 23, ASM71507v2, whole genome shotgun sequence genomic window:
- the LOC142177116 gene encoding uncharacterized protein LOC142177116 — protein sequence MHALPFPQKHYKEKLDKQFEMFLDMLRQVNVNFPFTDVLSQMPAYAKFLKEILTKKRKFEETSVVKLAEHCSAILQIMLPQKCGDPGSFTIPCSLGSIKFDKSLYDSGASINLMPLFIYKKSEINIEENKEVPLILGRPFLVTGRAILDIYDRKLMLRVGEKTVTFEMNVETGLKKEKPAASVEWIVKSSKEKSTTSGKYKCGV from the exons ATGCATgctttaccttttccccaaaagcatTATAAAGAGAAGTTGGATAAACAATTTGAGATGTTCCTAGATATGCTGAGACAGGTTAATGTAAACTTTCCATTCACAGATGTGCTCTCCCAAATGCCTGCTTATGCAAAATTCTtaaaggagatccttacaaagaaaagGAAGTTCGAGGAGACATCAGTGGTCAAACTCGCAGAGCATTGCAGTGCTATCTTGCAAATTATGCTCCCACAAAAATGTGGAGATCcggggagttttactataccttgctctttaggctcTATTAAATTTGATAAATCTTTAtatgattctggtgcctcaattaatttaatgcctttaTTTATTTACAAGAAGTCGGAga TAAATATAGAGGAGAATAAGGAGGTCCCTCTTAttttaggaagaccattcttagtaACGGGTAGAGCAATATTAGACATATATGacagaaaactcatgcttagagtgggggAGAAGACTGTaacttttgagatgaatgtagaaaCGGGGCTTAAAAAGGAGAagccagctgcaagtgttgaATGGATAGTGAAGAGTTCAAAAGAAAAGTCTACAACGAGTGGAaaatataagtgtggggtgtag